The genomic window GGCGGACTCCCCAGGGCCAATGCCGTGAAGTACGTTCACGACAAGCACGACGTGAACATGCTCGCCTGCATCTGCGCCATCGATCGAGCGGTCCTCACTGCGTCGATGAACTACTGGGTGCCGGACGTCGGGGTCACCGGCATTCATGAGCTCGTGGGCAACGCCCTGGTGATGGAGGGCGAAACGGAGAGGACCACCGATCTCCGCGGTGAGCCCCTGCCTGGAATGGAGGAGGTAGACGATGAAGATGTATAACGCAAAACCGATACTCGCCGGGCTGATCATCTTTGTCTGCATGGCGACTTTCCCGCTGTGGTACAACATGGGCAAAGCCGCTCCGCCGCCGCAACCCAAGATCGACACCGTGGTCATCGAGCGCATGCCGGAGAAGAAGTGCCTTCTGTCCAAAGAAGAAATGCGCCCCCAGCACATGCAGATACTCAACGACTGGAGAACCCAGGTCGTCCGCAACGGGATCAGGGTCTACACCGCGCCCGACGGAAAGCAGTACACCATGAGTCTTCAGAACGAATGCATGAGATGCCATTCGAACAAGACTCAATTCTGTGACCAATGCCATACGTACGCGGGATTGGAGCTGAATGCAACGCCCTACTGCTGGACTTGTCATATTGCCCCGAAGGAGAACAAGTGATGGAAAGCAACAGAAGGAACTTTCTGAAAATCGGCGGTGTTTGTGCTCTGGGGCTGGGAAGCCTGCCGATTGTCAAAGCGCTCGCCCAGGAAAAGGGGCCCGCATTTTCCTCTGATCCCCGGCGTTTGGTCGCAAAAAGATGGGCCATGGTCGTGGATATGAAGAAATGCTGGGAGATGGGCAAACCGGGCTGCAAGGACTGCGTGCTTGCCTGCCACACGGTGCACAATGTCCCCGATATCAAGGACGAGCAGGAAGAAATCAAGTGGATTTGGCCCGAGCAGTTCAACCACGCCTTCACCGGCCAGGAAAACGAATTCATCCCGGCTGAAATGAAGGAAAAGCCCTTCCTGATGCTTTGCAACCACTGCGCCAATCCCCCTTGTGTGAGGGTCTGCCCCACCAAGGCCACCTTCAAGTCCCCGGACGGGATCACCATGATGGACTTTCACCGGTGCATCGGCTGCCGCTACTGCATGGCCGGCTGCCCGTATGGGGCCAGAAGTTTCAACTGGCAGGATCCGCGTCCGCACATCCAGACGGAGCTCAACATGAGTTTCCCGACCAGAGAACGCGGCGTGGTCGAGAAGTGCAATTTCTGCACGGAACGACTCGAAGTCGGCCTGCTTCCGGCTTGTGTCGAAGCCTGCAAAGTTGGAGGCTTGATCTTCGGGGACGTCGAGGACCCGAATTCCAACGTGCGGAAGGTTCTCGCGGAGCGATTCACCATGAGGCGGAAACCCGAACTCGGGACTCAGCCCAACGTTTATTACATAGTATGAGGGGTGGCTTATGCTTGAACGAGCATTTACCGGGAGTCAAAAATACTATAAGCTGCTGGGCGGACTGCTCATCATCATGGGTTTGGGGTTTGCCGCCTACCTGCTCCAGTGGAACAAGGGTCTGACCATCACGGGCATGTCCAGGGATGTTTCCTGGGGATTCTACATCGCCCAGTTCACCTTTCTCGTCGGCGTGGCCGCATCCGCGGTCATGGTGGTGTTGCCTTACTACCTGCACGATGTGAAGGTGTTCGGCAAGATCACCATCCTGGGGGAATTCCTTGCGGTCGCCTGCGTCACCATGTGCCTCCTGTTCATCATTGTCGACCTCGGGAAACCGATGCGCATGTTGAACGTGCTGTTCTATCCGA from Syntrophobacter fumaroxidans MPOB includes these protein-coding regions:
- the dsrJ gene encoding sulfate reduction electron transfer complex DsrMKJOP subunit DsrJ, with the protein product MKMYNAKPILAGLIIFVCMATFPLWYNMGKAAPPPQPKIDTVVIERMPEKKCLLSKEEMRPQHMQILNDWRTQVVRNGIRVYTAPDGKQYTMSLQNECMRCHSNKTQFCDQCHTYAGLELNATPYCWTCHIAPKENK
- the dsrO gene encoding sulfate reduction electron transfer complex DsrMKJOP subunit DsrO → MESNRRNFLKIGGVCALGLGSLPIVKALAQEKGPAFSSDPRRLVAKRWAMVVDMKKCWEMGKPGCKDCVLACHTVHNVPDIKDEQEEIKWIWPEQFNHAFTGQENEFIPAEMKEKPFLMLCNHCANPPCVRVCPTKATFKSPDGITMMDFHRCIGCRYCMAGCPYGARSFNWQDPRPHIQTELNMSFPTRERGVVEKCNFCTERLEVGLLPACVEACKVGGLIFGDVEDPNSNVRKVLAERFTMRRKPELGTQPNVYYIV